GGGCCATGTCCTCCAGCTCGCCGAGTGCCTCCACGCCCGCGTAGCCGCCGCCGACGAAGACGAAGGTGAGGGCTGCGTCGCGGATCGCGGGGTCGCGGGTGGAGGAGGCGATGTCCATCTGCTCGATGACGTGGTTGCGCAGGCCGATGGCCTCCTCGACCGTCTTGAACCCGATGGCGTGGTCGGCGAGTCCGGGGATCGGCAGCGTGCGCGCGATCGAACCAGGGGCGAGGACGAGTTCGTCGTACGACAGCTGCTCGCCGCCCGTGCGCTCCTCCTCGGTGGCGAGGGTGGTGACGGAGGCCGTGCGCTTGGCGTGGTCGATCGCGGTGGCCTCGCCGACGACGACACGGCAGCGGTCGAGGACCCGGCGCAGTGGTACGACGACATGGCGCGGGGAGATGGATCCGGCGGCCGCTTCCGGCAGGAACGGTTGATAGGTCATGTACGGGTCGGGCGTGACGATCGTGATCTCGACTTCTCCCCGATCGAGTTCCCGTTTCAGCTTCCGCTGCAGACGCAGAGCCGTGTACATCCCGACGTAGCCGCCGCCGACAACCAGAATGCGCGCACGTTCCTTCACCATCCCATGACGCACCCGTCGCTTGAGTTTGTCCACAGCCTCGACAAATTGTGTGACCGGAGTTCGTCGGCGCGCCGGGTTGGCCGGATCTGCGGAGTGCGCGGAAGGTGCGCAGGTCAATGGGGGTGCGCCGGGCGGGCGGAGGGGGTGCAATCGGGGCGTTTGGCACCCGTACTCCGATCGGGGGGCGCTCCGTGCGGAACCTGCCCCTTCTGAATTGACCCCCGCTCAACTATGTTCGTGTGTCGACGGGGTGTAGGGGGATGCGCTCCGGGTCCGCGACGGGCGGACTCGCGAAACGGGCTTGTTCCGCACGCTCCGGCTTTCGATGACGGGGAGAGTCTCCGGGGGGAGACGTCATTACCGGGGGATTATTTATGCACATTCAGGACTCTCATTGGTCTACCGCGTCCGCCATCGCACCCGGTGGCGGGGCGATGGGCGGCGCGATGGGTTCGGCGATGAGCGCGGCGGGCAACGGACGTGACGGATCACGTTCGGCCCCGCTGCGCGTGGACGCACAGCGCAACCTGGAACACGTACTGCGCGCGGCGCGCGAGGTCTTCGGTGAGCTGGGCTACGGCGCGCCGATGGAGGACGTGGCGCGGCGCGCCCGGGTCGGTGTCGGCACGGTGTACCGGCGCTTCCCGAGCAAGGACGTCCTGGTCCGGCGGATAGCCGAGGAGGAGACCTCCCGGCTGACCGACCAGGCGCGGGCGGCGCTCGGCCAGGAGGACGAGCCGTGGTCGGCGCTGTCGCGCTTCCTGCGCACGTCGGTCGCGTCCGGTGCCGGGCGGCTGCTGCCGCCGCAGGTGCTGCGGGTCGGCGTCGCCGACGAGGGCACCGATGGCTACGACGGGTCGCGGGTGCCGCAGCAGCGGACGACTCCGGGCTCCGGCGAGCTGCGGCTGGTGCCGGAGGAGGCCCCGATGGTCTCCGCCGACGACGACACCGGGGCGGCGGCGCTGCTGGAGGTCGTGGGCCGGCTCGTGGACCGGGCACGGGCGGCCGGTGAGCTGCGGACCGATGTGTCGGTGTCGGACGTCCTGCTGGTGATCGCGACCGCGGCGCCCTCGCTGCCGGACGCGGCGCAGCAGGCGGCGGCCTCGGCGCGGCTGCTGGACATCCTGCTGGAGGGGTTGCGGTCCCGGCCGGTGTGACTCGAAAGGATGACAGCGGGGGTGCGGTCGTCTGACGTCCGCACCCGGGAACATTCCGGCGCTTTCCGGGCGGGCGAACCAACTCCTGCACCAGCCGCGACAGTTGAGTCTTCCCCGGACGGATGATCCTCGGTGCTGCCGTGCGGGAAGTCCCCACAGGCGGGCGGATGCTCCGTACGGCAGGGCACTGACCAAAAGCCAATATGGCACTCTGACCCGGTGTTCGGGACTGGTTGGGCCGGCGGCGGGGGCATTCCGCGATGAGCGTTGACGGGCGGAACGAACCCCTTGGCGAGGGCGACGGGGAAGCCGAGGGCACCCCACAGGTGCCGGGCCAGGGCAGCCGCGCCGGGATCCCGCAGGGCGGAATCCCGGCACAGGCCGGCGAACCCGTCGAGGGCACCGTCCCGGCGCAGCGCGACCGGAGGCAGGACGGCGGCCTCCTGCCGCCGCCCAGGGAGATGCCCACGTCCGACGCCGACCTGATCGATCGGATGCGCTCCGGCGACGACACGGCCTACGAAGAGCTCTACCGGCGCCACGCGGGGTCGGTGCGCCGCTACGCCCGCACCTGTTGCCGCGACGGCCACACGGCGGACGACCTCACCGCCGAGGTCTTCGCCCGCATGTTGCAGGCCGTACGCGGCGGCCACGGCCCCGAGCACGCCGTGCGTCCCTATCTGCTCACCAGCATCCGCCGCGTCGCCGTCGGCTGGACGAAGTCGGCCAGGCGGGAGCAGCTCGTCGACGACTTCGCGGTGTTCGCCGCGCAGGCCACGCGTTCGTCGGAGGTCTCCGACGACGCCTTGGACCTGGGCGCCGACGTGCGCGCGATGCATGTGGCCGAGCAGTCCATGGCCATGCAGGCCTTCCGCTCGCTGCCCGAACGCTGGCAGGCCGTCCTGTGGCACACCGAGGTCGAGGACGAGTCGCCGAGCGAGGTCGCCACGCTCTTCGGACTCGACGCCAATGGCACGCGTGTGCTGGCCAGCCGCGCCCGCGAGGGCCTCAAGCAGGCGTACCTCCAGGCCCACGTCAGCGCCACCCTCGCCGCCGACGAGGAGTGCGCCCGCTACGCCGACCGGCTGGGCGCCTACACCCGCGGCGGCTTGCGCACCCGTGCCGAACGGGGTCTGCGCAAGCACCTGGAGGAGTGCGCCAAGTGCCGGCTGGCCGCGGGCCAGATCAAGGAAGTCGCCGGCGGTATCCCGGCCGTCGTACCGATCGCGGTCATCGGCTGGTTCGGGGCTGCCGGGTACGCCAAGGCCGTCGGGCTCGTCGCGGGCGGCGCCGGGGCGGGAGCGGCCGGTGCCGCGGGCGCGGCCGCCGCAGCGCGCGGGGGCTCCTCGGGGGGAGCGGGAGCCGGCGGCGCAGCGGCCTCGGAGGGGCTGGGCGCGCCGGTGAAGGCCGGTATCGCGGCCGGTGTGGTCGCCGTGGCCGCCGCCGCGGTGGCGCTCGCGCTGACCGGCGACGACAGCCCGGCCAGGAAGCCGGACGCCAAACCGCCCGCGTCCGCGCCGGTGGTCGAGCCGGCCGACCCCGCGCCCACGCCGGTGGTCGAGCCGGCCGATCCCGCGCCCACGCCTTCCCCGAGGAAGCCCGAGCCGGCGCCCCCCGTGATCCCCGTCGCGGCCGCACCGTCCCCGAAGCCGACACCGACCCGCACTCCCACACCGGCCCAGAAGCCCACCCCGACTCCCACGCCGAAGCCGACACCGCCCCCGACGCCCGCCCCCACGCCCACGCCCACGCCCACCCCTACGCCGACTCCCCCGCCCCCTCCGGCCTTCCACCAGTGGAGCGAGCTGGCCTACGACATCTCCGGCGACGGCAGCGAGCCCGAGATGCGGATCGGCGAGAGCAGCTGGGTGTGGCAGCGTTACGGCGTCTCGGTCGCCGACCAGGCGTACGCCCACGGCGTGACCGTGCACGGCCGCTCCTCCGTCACGATCGACCTCAACCGCGCCTGCTCCTCCTACGACGCGATGGTCGGCGTCGACGACATGACGCTTGGCCTCGGCAAGGTGTACTTCTCCGTCTACGCCGACGGGGTGCGGCTGTGGAGGTCCGGGCTGCTCGAGGGCGGCGAACGGGCCGTGCCCGTGCATGTGAACCTCGCCGGGCGCAGGTCCGTACGCCTGGTGGTCGAGCCGCACAGCCCCATCGACGACGTGATGCTCGCGGACTGGGCGGAGTCGAAGTTCAGGTGTTCATAGCGCGCCGCGCCCACTCCACCTCGTCGAGTTCGGCGAGGGCCTCGGCCGGGGTGAGGGCCGAGCCCCGGGCGTGTTCCGCCGCGTAGCGCACGGGGCCCAGGACGGTGCGGGCGGTGGCCTCCGCTCGCTCCGCCTCCACGCATTCGGGGTGCGGGCGCGGGTCGCCGCCGCGCCAGCGGTCCGCGGCGCCGAGCAGCCGGACCGCGCGCGGGAGGTCGCCGAGGTCGCAGAGCAGGGCCGCCGCGCCGTCCACGAGCGTCGCCACGACCGTGTCGGAACACCGCCTCTCGATCGCCTCCCGGACGGTGTCCGCCAGCAGGGGCAGTCCCTGCTCCGGGCCCGACTCGGCGGCAGTCACCATCGCGGCGACCGAGTTCAGCATCACCGTGAACTGGGGTGGCGGGGACGACTGACCGATCTCCTCGCGCACCCCGTCGACCAACTCGCGCGCACGGGCGGTGTCCTTGTCCTCCAGGGCGATGTGGGCCCGCATCAGCCTGACGAACGCCCGGGTCTCCGGGACGCCGTACCGGTCACCCGCGGCGCTCGCCTCGTCCAGGGTGGTCAGCGCGGTGGAGCGGTCGCCGGTGCGGTACGCGACCTCGGCGAGCCGGGCGATGAGAAACGGCGTCTCGGCGTACGCCCCCACCTCGTAGGCGAGGCGCAGTGCCTCCTCGTACTCCTCCTTGGCCTCGGCGGGGCGGCCGCGGGCCATGGCAGCCTCGCCGGCCGCGCTGCTGACCTGGGCGCGCAGCCAGCGGTCGCCCACGCGGCGGCTGAGCACGCGGAGTTCCTCCAGGTCGTCGTCCACACCGGTCAGGCCGCCCGGGGAGTCGACCACCATGTGGGTGCGCAGCATCAGGGCGGTGGCTACGGCCCAGTCGTCGCCGTGGGTTCGGCAGTGGGCGACGGAGGCGTCCATCAGGGGGCGGATGTCCACCGGTTCCTTCAGCGTGAGGCCGATCATGGGCCAGACGATGCCGGGGAGGCGGGCGGCGTCCGGGCCGCCCTGGGCGAAGTGGTTGCGGACGAGTTCCACATAGCGGCGCAGCCGGGGGTCCAGATCGCCGTCCATGGGCTCCGTCTCGGCCTTGAGGAAGAGATGCAGCATCCGGAGGTTCATGCGTCGGCGGTGTGCCGGGTGGTTCGTCTCGGTGTGCGGGGCGGTGAGGTAGGCGTCGATCGGGTCCGGGGCTTCGCCATCGGACCGGAGGTGGTGCGTGCCCGTCATGGCCGCCCCGTCCAGGGCCACCCCCAGGCGCAGGAGCCTGTCCACCCAGGTCATTCCCTCGCGGCGGTAGTTGCGCAGCCACCAGAACCAGCCCATGGCGAGAACCAGGGCACCGGCCTGCGCCTCGTCGCCCGCGGTGAGCGTGCGGTCGACGCCCGCGCGGATGTTGTCCAGCTCGGTCTCCAGACGGGAGATCCACGGGAGCTGTCCGGCCGAACGCAGCTGCGGTTCGGCCTCCTCGACGAGCGCGCGCACCCACGCGCGGTGCCGGAGCTCGGCGGCGGCGCGCAGCTCGGGGCGCTCGGCGGCGCGCTCGACGGCGTACTCGTGGATGGTCTCCAGCAGGCGGTAGCGCATGCCGTCGGAGCCGTCCCGCTCGTGTGGGGTGGCCACGATCAGGGACTTGTCCACGAGTGCACCCAGCAGCTCCGCGGCCGGCCCGGTGCACACGGCCTCCGCCGCTTCCAGCTCCCAGCCGCCCGCGAACACGGACACCTCGCACAGCAGTGTCCGTTCCCGCTCGTCCAGCAGCTCCCAGGACCAGTCGACGACGGCCCGCAGGGTCTGCTGGCGGGGCAGGACGGTACGGCTGCCGGAGGTCAGCAGGCGGAAACGGTCGTCGAGGCGGTCGGCGATCTGGCGGGGGGTGAGCAGGCGCAGGCGGGCCGCCGCCAGTTCGATGGCGAGCGGCAGCCCGTCGAGGCGCCGGCAGATCTCGGCGACGGCCTCCTGGTCGGCGAGCACGGTGGCCGCGTCGGGGCGGACGGCGGCGGCGCGCTCGGCGAACAGGCGGTGGGCCTGGTCGGGGAGGAGGGGTTCGACCGGCCGCACGGATTCGCCAGGCACGCCCAGGGGTTCCCGGCTGGTGGCGAGGACGGTGAGCCCCGGGCAGCGGGTGAGGAGGGTCTCCGCGAGGCGGGCCGCCGCCTCGATGACATGTTCGCAGTTGTCAAGGATCAGGAGCTCACTGCGCTGGCCGCAGTACTCGACGAGCAGGGCGATCGGGTCGTCCTGCGGGGCCGTCAGCTCGGTGGTCATGAGCACGGTCTCGCGCAGACCGAGCGCGCTGACCACCGCGCCGGGCACCGCCTCAGGCCGGTCGAGCGGGGCGAGCTCGACCAGCCACGCCTGCGGGAACCCGGAGGCGGCTTCCTCGGCGAGACGGGTCTTTCCGGATCCGCCCGGTCCGGTGAGGGTGACGAGGCGGGCCCTGTGCAATTCGGAACGGATGGCGTCGAGTTCGGGTTCCCGGCCCACGAAAGAGGTAAGTCGCGGACGGATGTTGCCGGTGCGTTCGGCACGGGGGCGGCTGAGAGGTGCCGTGAGCAGCTCGGCGTGCAGGTCTCGCAACTCCGAGCCCGGGTCGGTGCCGAGGCCGTCGGCGAGAGCGCGGCGGGCGGTCTCGTAGGCGGCGAGGGCGTCGGCGCCGCGGCCGGTGTCGCGCAGGGCACGGATGAGCAGAACGTGCAGCGGCTCGTCGTACGGATGCGTCCCGGTCAGCTCCTTCAGTTCCGGTACGACGTCCTGGGCACGGCCGAGCAGCAGATCCGCTTCGATCCGGGTCCGGGTGGCCTCCAGGCGCAGTGTCTCGGGGCGGGTCGCGGCGGTGCGGTCGGGGAGGTCGGCGAGGGCGTCACCGCGCCACAGGGCGAGGGCCGCGGTGAGGTTCCGCGCGGCTGTCCGTGCGTCCCGGTGGGCCAGGGCGACGGTTCCCTGCCGTACGAGGCGCTCGAAGACATACAGGTCCACGTCGTCCTCGGCGGCGGCCAGCCGGTAGCCGCCGGGTTCGGAGACGATCGCGTCCTTGCCGACGGTACGGCGGAGCCGGCCGACCAG
This portion of the Streptomyces canus genome encodes:
- a CDS encoding sigma-70 family RNA polymerase sigma factor, whose amino-acid sequence is MSVDGRNEPLGEGDGEAEGTPQVPGQGSRAGIPQGGIPAQAGEPVEGTVPAQRDRRQDGGLLPPPREMPTSDADLIDRMRSGDDTAYEELYRRHAGSVRRYARTCCRDGHTADDLTAEVFARMLQAVRGGHGPEHAVRPYLLTSIRRVAVGWTKSARREQLVDDFAVFAAQATRSSEVSDDALDLGADVRAMHVAEQSMAMQAFRSLPERWQAVLWHTEVEDESPSEVATLFGLDANGTRVLASRAREGLKQAYLQAHVSATLAADEECARYADRLGAYTRGGLRTRAERGLRKHLEECAKCRLAAGQIKEVAGGIPAVVPIAVIGWFGAAGYAKAVGLVAGGAGAGAAGAAGAAAAARGGSSGGAGAGGAAASEGLGAPVKAGIAAGVVAVAAAAVALALTGDDSPARKPDAKPPASAPVVEPADPAPTPVVEPADPAPTPSPRKPEPAPPVIPVAAAPSPKPTPTRTPTPAQKPTPTPTPKPTPPPTPAPTPTPTPTPTPTPPPPPAFHQWSELAYDISGDGSEPEMRIGESSWVWQRYGVSVADQAYAHGVTVHGRSSVTIDLNRACSSYDAMVGVDDMTLGLGKVYFSVYADGVRLWRSGLLEGGERAVPVHVNLAGRRSVRLVVEPHSPIDDVMLADWAESKFRCS
- a CDS encoding TetR/AcrR family transcriptional regulator, which encodes MHIQDSHWSTASAIAPGGGAMGGAMGSAMSAAGNGRDGSRSAPLRVDAQRNLEHVLRAAREVFGELGYGAPMEDVARRARVGVGTVYRRFPSKDVLVRRIAEEETSRLTDQARAALGQEDEPWSALSRFLRTSVASGAGRLLPPQVLRVGVADEGTDGYDGSRVPQQRTTPGSGELRLVPEEAPMVSADDDTGAAALLEVVGRLVDRARAAGELRTDVSVSDVLLVIATAAPSLPDAAQQAAASARLLDILLEGLRSRPV
- a CDS encoding BTAD domain-containing putative transcriptional regulator; this encodes MRYRILGVTEAADDHGTGIPLGGPRVRALLAALALRPGRTASPETLIDEVWGQEPPQDAPAALQALVGRLRRTVGKDAIVSEPGGYRLAAAEDDVDLYVFERLVRQGTVALAHRDARTAARNLTAALALWRGDALADLPDRTAATRPETLRLEATRTRIEADLLLGRAQDVVPELKELTGTHPYDEPLHVLLIRALRDTGRGADALAAYETARRALADGLGTDPGSELRDLHAELLTAPLSRPRAERTGNIRPRLTSFVGREPELDAIRSELHRARLVTLTGPGGSGKTRLAEEAASGFPQAWLVELAPLDRPEAVPGAVVSALGLRETVLMTTELTAPQDDPIALLVEYCGQRSELLILDNCEHVIEAAARLAETLLTRCPGLTVLATSREPLGVPGESVRPVEPLLPDQAHRLFAERAAAVRPDAATVLADQEAVAEICRRLDGLPLAIELAAARLRLLTPRQIADRLDDRFRLLTSGSRTVLPRQQTLRAVVDWSWELLDERERTLLCEVSVFAGGWELEAAEAVCTGPAAELLGALVDKSLIVATPHERDGSDGMRYRLLETIHEYAVERAAERPELRAAAELRHRAWVRALVEEAEPQLRSAGQLPWISRLETELDNIRAGVDRTLTAGDEAQAGALVLAMGWFWWLRNYRREGMTWVDRLLRLGVALDGAAMTGTHHLRSDGEAPDPIDAYLTAPHTETNHPAHRRRMNLRMLHLFLKAETEPMDGDLDPRLRRYVELVRNHFAQGGPDAARLPGIVWPMIGLTLKEPVDIRPLMDASVAHCRTHGDDWAVATALMLRTHMVVDSPGGLTGVDDDLEELRVLSRRVGDRWLRAQVSSAAGEAAMARGRPAEAKEEYEEALRLAYEVGAYAETPFLIARLAEVAYRTGDRSTALTTLDEASAAGDRYGVPETRAFVRLMRAHIALEDKDTARARELVDGVREEIGQSSPPPQFTVMLNSVAAMVTAAESGPEQGLPLLADTVREAIERRCSDTVVATLVDGAAALLCDLGDLPRAVRLLGAADRWRGGDPRPHPECVEAERAEATARTVLGPVRYAAEHARGSALTPAEALAELDEVEWARRAMNT